The Shewanella sp. MTB7 genome includes a window with the following:
- a CDS encoding alpha/beta fold hydrolase produces MSLALDPQDQSQIEPAPLTFSSEQALNTLEQQVFWKTVTQSVIKTLDNITLAYAYIEHPQSDKAIVISNGRVESYLKYQELIFDLYHQGYSIYAIDHRGQGLSSRTTTNPQQGHIDKFDTYIDDFAYFIDNVVLPKQHKMLFLVGHSMGGAIGTLYLDKHPQTFKAAVFSAPMYGIKLPVSRRFIRWLAKILDTTSEHREPNYILGGKDYDPEAFANNDLTHSQLRYEDYRILYQAHPELQLGSPTNHWLYESIDAGEKTIAAAKRSTTPILILQAEQDTIVDNFAQYHTVNEQCQLISIPNARHEIFMEQDESRNLALTELINFLQKHSS; encoded by the coding sequence ATGTCACTAGCACTTGATCCCCAAGACCAATCTCAGATCGAACCAGCCCCGCTCACATTCTCATCAGAACAAGCACTCAACACCCTTGAACAACAAGTATTCTGGAAAACCGTCACGCAATCGGTCATCAAAACACTTGATAATATCACGTTAGCTTATGCCTATATTGAACATCCTCAGAGTGATAAAGCCATCGTCATCAGTAATGGACGAGTTGAGTCTTATCTTAAATACCAAGAACTGATTTTCGATCTTTACCATCAAGGCTATAGCATCTACGCCATCGATCACAGAGGACAGGGACTATCGAGTCGCACAACCACCAATCCTCAACAAGGACACATCGATAAGTTCGATACCTATATCGATGACTTCGCCTACTTCATCGATAATGTCGTGCTACCTAAGCAACATAAAATGCTATTTCTGGTAGGTCACTCCATGGGGGGAGCTATAGGAACGCTCTATTTAGATAAGCATCCACAAACATTTAAAGCAGCCGTATTTTCAGCCCCAATGTATGGTATTAAGCTGCCAGTTAGCCGCCGCTTTATCCGTTGGTTAGCCAAGATATTAGACACCACATCAGAGCATAGAGAGCCTAACTATATTCTAGGCGGTAAGGACTACGATCCCGAAGCATTTGCTAACAATGATCTAACCCACAGCCAGTTACGCTATGAAGATTACCGCATTCTCTACCAAGCACATCCAGAACTTCAACTTGGCTCACCAACCAATCATTGGCTATATGAATCTATTGATGCGGGAGAGAAAACAATAGCGGCTGCTAAACGCAGTACCACACCTATTCTAATTCTTCAGGCCGAGCAAGATACTATCGTCGATAACTTCGCTCAGTATCACACTGTCAATGAACAGTGCCAGCTTATTAGTATCCCCAATGCTCGCCATGAAATTTTTATGGAGCAAGATGAGAGCAGAAATCTAGCACTCACTGAACTGATTAATTTTCTTCAAAAGCACAGCTCTTAA